A genome region from Deinococcus sp. KNUC1210 includes the following:
- the pyrH gene encoding UMP kinase, producing the protein MYKRVILKVSGEFLAGQQGYGIDPEQALTLARSIVAALEGTPVELAIVIGGGNLWRGARNGSGMDAATADYIGMLGTVMNAMALQDAMEQAGRPTRVMTAIQMAQVAEPYIRRRAMRHLEKGRVVIFGGGNGAPFFTTDTTATLRALEIGAEVVLMAKNRVDGVYNSDPRKNPDATRYDQLTHLQVVEQRLEVMDATAITLCMDRGLDIVVFDIFEEGNLRRLFHGERVGTLITSH; encoded by the coding sequence ATGTACAAACGGGTCATTCTGAAGGTGTCGGGTGAGTTTCTGGCGGGACAGCAGGGGTACGGAATCGACCCCGAGCAGGCGCTGACGCTCGCCCGCAGCATCGTGGCGGCGCTGGAGGGCACACCTGTCGAACTCGCCATCGTGATCGGCGGCGGCAATCTCTGGCGCGGAGCACGCAACGGCTCGGGCATGGACGCCGCCACCGCCGATTACATCGGCATGCTCGGTACCGTCATGAACGCGATGGCGCTTCAGGACGCGATGGAACAGGCCGGACGGCCCACCCGCGTGATGACGGCCATCCAGATGGCGCAGGTGGCCGAACCATATATCCGCCGCCGTGCCATGCGCCACCTGGAAAAAGGCCGGGTCGTGATTTTCGGAGGTGGAAACGGCGCTCCCTTCTTTACCACCGACACCACCGCCACGCTGCGGGCGCTGGAAATCGGGGCCGAGGTGGTGCTGATGGCAAAGAATCGTGTGGACGGTGTGTACAACAGCGATCCGCGCAAGAACCCGGACGCCACACGCTACGATCAGCTCACGCATCTCCAGGTGGTCGAGCAGCGGCTGGAAGTCATGGACGCCACTGCCATCACGCTCTGTATGGACCGGGGACTGGATATCGTGGTCTTCGACATTTTCGAGGAAGGCAACCTGCGCCGTCTCTTCCACGGAGAGCGCGTCGGCACGCTGATCACCAGCCACTGA
- the frr gene encoding ribosome recycling factor, translated as MDMKDIMKDARERMGKAIEALEGSLSVLRTGRANPGILKKIVVDYYGAPTPIDQLANITTPDPRTLNIQPWDRNAISAIERAIRDSDLGLNPNNKGDAIFITLPVLTEERRRDLVKNARSYAEDAKVAIRNIRKGGLDDLKKLEGVGEDEVKRGETDVQKITDEFIRRVDEVTARKEQDILG; from the coding sequence ATGGACATGAAAGACATCATGAAAGACGCGCGTGAGCGCATGGGCAAAGCGATCGAGGCTCTGGAAGGCAGTCTGTCGGTCCTCCGCACGGGCCGTGCCAACCCCGGCATCCTGAAGAAGATCGTGGTCGATTACTACGGCGCACCCACGCCTATCGACCAGCTCGCCAACATCACCACGCCCGATCCGCGTACCCTGAACATCCAGCCCTGGGACCGGAACGCCATCTCGGCCATCGAGCGGGCCATCCGGGACAGCGATCTGGGCCTGAATCCCAACAACAAGGGCGACGCCATCTTCATCACGCTGCCCGTACTGACCGAGGAGCGCCGCCGCGACCTGGTCAAGAACGCCCGCAGCTACGCCGAAGATGCCAAGGTCGCGATTCGCAACATCCGCAAGGGTGGCCTGGACGATCTGAAGAAGCTGGAAGGCGTGGGCGAGGACGAAGTGAAGCGCGGCGAAACGGACGTGCAGAAGATCACCGACGAGTTCATCCGCAGAGTCGATGAGGTCACGGCCCGCAAGGAGCAGGACATCCTCGGGTGA
- a CDS encoding metal-sulfur cluster assembly factor has translation MAPGLPSQAQVLEALKVVKDPEIPVNVVDLGLIYGVDISTAGNVEITMTLTSVGCPVQDLIRSDAEMAVMRLDGINQVEVEFVWSPPWAPDKMSEDGKRQMRMFGFNV, from the coding sequence GTGGCGCCCGGTCTGCCCAGTCAGGCGCAGGTCCTCGAAGCGCTGAAGGTGGTAAAAGACCCGGAAATCCCCGTGAACGTGGTCGATCTTGGCCTGATCTACGGCGTGGACATCAGCACCGCCGGAAACGTGGAAATCACCATGACGCTCACCTCGGTGGGCTGCCCGGTCCAGGACCTGATCCGCTCCGATGCCGAGATGGCGGTGATGCGGCTCGACGGCATCAATCAGGTGGAGGTCGAGTTCGTGTGGTCGCCGCCCTGGGCACCCGACAAGATGAGCGAGGACGGCAAGCGCCAGATGCGAATGTTTGGCTTCAACGTCTAA
- a CDS encoding rhodanese-like domain-containing protein — MNAISPQEAQERLQQGALLIDVREPNEYQEIHAQGARLIPLSEFQARYQELPQDAELIMICRSGARSERAGQMLLDNGYSNVTNLTGGTMAWAQDGLPTSTGDDQ, encoded by the coding sequence ATGAACGCCATTTCACCGCAGGAAGCCCAGGAACGCTTGCAGCAGGGAGCGCTGCTGATCGACGTGCGCGAGCCGAACGAGTATCAGGAGATTCACGCTCAGGGCGCACGCCTCATCCCGCTCAGCGAGTTCCAGGCACGGTACCAGGAGCTGCCCCAGGACGCCGAACTCATCATGATCTGCCGCAGCGGCGCACGCAGCGAACGGGCCGGACAGATGCTGCTCGACAACGGCTACAGCAACGTGACCAACCTGACCGGCGGCACGATGGCCTGGGCGCAGGACGGCCTGCCCACCTCCACGGGAGACGACCAGTGA
- a CDS encoding rhodanese-like domain-containing protein — protein MPQDVAFSDSAASSGSAGTVIDLRSEQARAAQPLRLPSRVLAVSLAQIEDGVHGLTPDLGPLLVVCERGARSGLAARLLRADGLDAQAYAGGVGGLLAAEQDGALPDLTT, from the coding sequence ATGCCGCAAGATGTCGCCTTTTCAGATTCCGCCGCCTCGTCCGGTTCGGCAGGCACCGTGATCGACCTGCGCTCCGAACAGGCGCGGGCCGCCCAGCCGCTGAGATTGCCCAGCCGTGTGCTCGCCGTGTCGCTGGCCCAGATCGAAGACGGTGTGCACGGCCTGACGCCCGACCTGGGGCCGCTGCTGGTGGTCTGCGAACGAGGAGCCAGAAGCGGGCTGGCGGCGCGGCTGCTGCGGGCCGACGGGCTGGACGCGCAGGCGTATGCAGGCGGCGTGGGCGGGCTGCTCGCCGCAGAGCAGGACGGAGCCCTGCCGGATCTCACGACCTGA
- the efp gene encoding elongation factor P, giving the protein MISVTELRNGTKVEMDGGLWECLDYSHLKMGRGGAKVVTKFRNMESGSIVDRTFNSTEKLQDIFVETKPMQYLYKDGDDFIFMDMETFDQVALPPVLAGDSAKFLKENMEVEVSMYGSKALKIVLPNQVVLRIIETAPGVRGDTVSGGTKPATLEGGATVQVPLFVDQDTEVKVDTRTGMYLSRA; this is encoded by the coding sequence ATGATCAGCGTTACCGAACTGAGAAACGGCACCAAAGTGGAAATGGACGGCGGACTGTGGGAATGCCTGGACTACTCGCACCTGAAGATGGGGCGCGGCGGAGCCAAGGTGGTCACCAAGTTCCGCAACATGGAGAGCGGCAGCATCGTTGACCGCACCTTCAACAGCACTGAAAAGCTTCAGGACATCTTCGTGGAGACCAAGCCGATGCAGTACCTGTACAAAGACGGCGACGACTTCATCTTCATGGACATGGAGACCTTCGATCAGGTGGCGCTGCCGCCCGTGCTGGCGGGTGACTCGGCCAAGTTCCTGAAAGAGAACATGGAGGTCGAGGTGTCGATGTACGGCAGCAAGGCCCTGAAGATCGTGCTGCCCAACCAGGTGGTCCTGCGGATTATCGAGACTGCCCCCGGCGTGCGCGGCGATACCGTGTCGGGCGGCACCAAGCCCGCTACCCTGGAAGGTGGAGCCACCGTTCAGGTGCCGCTGTTCGTCGATCAGGACACCGAAGTCAAGGTCGATACCCGCACCGGGATGTACCTCAGCCGCGCCTGA
- the accB gene encoding acetyl-CoA carboxylase biotin carboxyl carrier protein — protein sequence MNPKDLKEILQALEQADVREFSLKTPDYDLSIKRGAESVAVYAQAPQVQAPQPQAMPAQQAPVAAAPTPAAQPEASAPAVVAPAAAAPGTPVKAPIVGTFYASSSPDAAAYVKVGDSIKAGQVLCIIEAMKLMNEIEAETSGTLREILVKNAEPVEYGQTLFIIE from the coding sequence ATGAATCCCAAAGACCTCAAAGAGATATTGCAGGCGCTCGAACAGGCCGATGTGCGCGAGTTCAGCCTCAAGACACCCGACTACGACCTGAGCATCAAGCGCGGTGCCGAGAGCGTGGCCGTGTACGCGCAGGCCCCACAGGTGCAGGCACCCCAGCCCCAGGCGATGCCCGCTCAGCAGGCTCCTGTAGCCGCTGCACCGACCCCCGCTGCTCAGCCCGAAGCCAGTGCGCCGGCTGTCGTCGCGCCTGCTGCGGCCGCGCCCGGCACCCCGGTCAAAGCGCCTATCGTGGGCACCTTCTATGCCAGCAGCAGCCCCGACGCCGCCGCGTATGTCAAGGTGGGTGACAGCATCAAGGCCGGACAGGTGCTGTGCATCATCGAGGCCATGAAGCTGATGAACGAGATCGAGGCCGAAACGAGCGGCACACTGCGCGAGATTCTGGTCAAGAACGCCGAGCCGGTCGAGTACGGTCAAACGCTGTTCATCATCGAATAG
- the accC gene encoding acetyl-CoA carboxylase biotin carboxylase subunit — MFKKILIANRGEIALRVIRTAREMGVKTVVVYSQADEHSLPVLLADESVCVGPAASNASYLNIPNILSAAIMTGAEAIHPGYGFMAENPDFAEMCRDHGIVFIGPTPESMRALGSKAGGREIAANSNVPVVPGTGVLEGVEEALLAAKGVGYPVLLKASAGGGGRGQKVVRTQEELKSAFGQAQEEARLYFGDPAIIMEKFLEEFRHVEVQVMGDGQGHVIHIGERDCSIQRRNQKLIEEAPSNLPATLRQEILDAGVRLAQHVNYAGAGTLEFIVDRDGNYYFMEMNTRIQVEHCVSEMISGLDFVRLQLQIAAGEGLSLQQSDIELRGHSIECRLNAEDPDKDFRPAAGKVDEVHFAGGPGVRVDSHVYSGYIIPPHYDSLIGKLIVHHDTREQAIARMKRALEETVIQGPKTTIPLYVKIMDNPFYKRGAVMTNFLKTRMEM, encoded by the coding sequence ATGTTCAAGAAAATCCTGATTGCCAACCGGGGCGAAATCGCCCTGCGCGTGATACGTACCGCCCGTGAGATGGGCGTCAAGACGGTGGTGGTGTACTCGCAGGCCGACGAACACAGCCTGCCGGTGCTGCTGGCCGACGAGTCGGTGTGCGTGGGGCCAGCCGCCAGCAACGCTTCGTACCTCAACATTCCCAACATCCTCTCGGCGGCGATTATGACCGGAGCCGAGGCCATTCATCCCGGCTACGGCTTCATGGCCGAGAACCCGGATTTTGCCGAGATGTGCCGCGACCACGGCATCGTCTTTATCGGCCCGACGCCCGAGAGCATGCGGGCGCTGGGGTCGAAGGCGGGCGGGCGCGAGATCGCCGCGAACAGCAATGTGCCGGTGGTGCCGGGCACGGGCGTGCTGGAAGGCGTCGAGGAAGCGCTGCTGGCTGCCAAGGGCGTCGGCTATCCGGTGCTGCTCAAGGCCAGCGCAGGCGGTGGCGGGCGCGGTCAGAAGGTCGTCCGCACACAGGAAGAGCTGAAGAGTGCCTTCGGGCAGGCGCAGGAAGAGGCGCGGCTGTATTTCGGTGATCCTGCCATCATCATGGAAAAATTTCTGGAGGAGTTCCGCCACGTCGAGGTGCAGGTGATGGGTGACGGGCAGGGCCACGTGATCCATATCGGTGAGCGCGACTGCTCGATTCAGCGGCGCAACCAGAAGCTGATCGAGGAAGCGCCCAGCAACCTGCCCGCCACGCTGCGCCAGGAAATTCTGGATGCGGGCGTGCGGCTGGCCCAGCATGTGAACTATGCCGGAGCCGGAACGCTGGAATTTATCGTTGACCGCGACGGCAACTACTACTTCATGGAGATGAATACCCGCATTCAGGTCGAGCACTGCGTCTCCGAGATGATTTCCGGCCTCGATTTCGTGCGGCTGCAACTTCAGATCGCGGCGGGCGAGGGCCTGAGCCTCCAGCAGTCTGATATCGAGCTGCGCGGCCACTCCATCGAATGCCGCCTGAACGCTGAAGACCCCGACAAGGATTTCCGTCCGGCAGCGGGCAAGGTAGACGAGGTGCATTTCGCGGGCGGCCCTGGTGTGCGCGTCGATTCGCACGTGTACAGCGGCTACATCATCCCGCCGCACTACGATTCTCTAATCGGCAAACTGATCGTGCACCACGACACCCGCGAGCAGGCCATCGCTCGGATGAAGCGTGCGCTGGAAGAAACGGTCATTCAGGGGCCGAAGACCACCATTCCGCTGTACGTGAAGATCATGGACAACCCGTTCTACAAGCGCGGCGCAGTCATGACCAACTTTTTGAAGACCCGAATGGAGATGTAA
- a CDS encoding ABC-F family ATP-binding cassette domain-containing protein, translating into MQTLLQAEELTLLYGERAILSGVSLSLRSGERLALLGRNGAGKTTLLRLLAGERLPDDGSVWWADDLRLAVLDQQPVFEAGQTVQELLDAADPHAEMQRQLDALAPLLADPETLERWTALQRRFEDAGGYRWRTRTARTFGMLDLTRFLPREAATLSGGERTRLSLALALAREPDVLLLDEPTNHLDIRMREWLEEWLLSFPGGVILTSHDREFLDRVAQRSLWLEGGEAREYPGGYTRARSVRDLERRSQGRAHTLGRREELRLSASADRLDLWGRRSKSVKSRLNRTEVAEAPQTERALRMRLLSGQARARLLLWAEHLRKTYDDRAILKDVALKVRQGDRVALMGANGTGKTTLLRLLAGEDFPDAGLPEPVLRLAGGVQVVTLDQTWHGLDPDAGLLDQFEERFGARASALLGRAGFRAEDWARAPSELSGGERARAGLALVSALRADLLLLDEPTNHLDIAALEALEAAVQAYGGAVIIVTHDRRFAREVANRLWMIEEGVLQEVAGWTDRTLLDPARSLEGDPPPPPPPPSPRERLRLQELRLSELNTQLDRLTLTGREEARARSERHLLQQEVYELYAEVYFQPQYDYELRSGPLRVRAQRFSGTERFSAAGQGGGMFWAAHDLSCPHLAWDGETLRWSDTPPTWYGAALLGGALELLFTRWQVTRATLGDGGPVLRRRAYFERLGWAGH; encoded by the coding sequence GTGCAAACTCTGCTCCAGGCCGAAGAACTCACGCTGCTGTACGGTGAACGCGCCATTCTCAGCGGCGTGTCGTTGTCGCTGCGAAGTGGTGAGAGGTTGGCGCTGCTGGGCCGCAACGGAGCGGGTAAAACGACGCTGCTGCGGCTGCTGGCGGGCGAACGTCTGCCCGACGATGGCTCTGTGTGGTGGGCAGACGATCTGCGGCTGGCGGTGCTCGATCAGCAGCCGGTGTTCGAGGCGGGGCAGACGGTTCAGGAACTGCTGGACGCGGCAGACCCGCACGCCGAGATGCAGCGGCAACTGGACGCACTGGCTCCGCTGCTGGCCGATCCTGAGACGCTCGAACGCTGGACGGCTCTTCAGCGGCGTTTCGAGGACGCGGGCGGCTACCGCTGGCGCACCCGTACAGCCCGGACGTTCGGGATGCTCGATCTGACCCGGTTTCTGCCGCGTGAAGCCGCGACTCTGAGCGGTGGAGAGCGCACTCGGCTGAGTCTGGCGCTGGCGCTTGCCCGCGAACCCGACGTGCTGCTGCTCGACGAACCCACCAACCATCTCGATATCCGCATGCGCGAGTGGCTGGAAGAGTGGCTGCTGAGCTTTCCCGGCGGCGTCATCCTGACGAGTCACGACCGGGAATTTCTGGACAGAGTGGCTCAGCGCAGCCTGTGGCTGGAGGGCGGCGAGGCACGTGAGTACCCCGGCGGCTACACCCGTGCCAGGAGCGTGCGCGATCTGGAGCGCCGCAGTCAGGGCCGCGCCCATACGCTCGGCAGACGGGAAGAACTGCGGCTGAGCGCCAGTGCCGACCGCCTCGACCTGTGGGGCCGCCGCAGCAAGTCGGTCAAATCGCGCCTGAACCGCACCGAAGTCGCGGAAGCGCCGCAGACGGAACGGGCGCTCCGTATGCGGCTGCTGTCGGGGCAGGCCCGCGCCCGCCTGCTGCTGTGGGCCGAACACCTCAGGAAGACCTATGACGACCGGGCCATCCTGAAGGATGTGGCGCTGAAGGTGCGGCAGGGCGACCGGGTGGCGCTGATGGGGGCCAACGGCACCGGGAAGACCACGCTGCTGCGGCTGCTGGCAGGCGAGGACTTCCCCGACGCCGGGCTGCCCGAGCCGGTGTTGCGGCTGGCTGGCGGGGTACAGGTGGTCACGCTCGATCAGACGTGGCACGGCCTCGACCCCGATGCGGGGCTGCTTGATCAGTTCGAGGAACGCTTCGGGGCGCGGGCGTCGGCGCTGCTGGGGCGGGCGGGCTTCCGGGCAGAGGACTGGGCCAGAGCGCCCTCTGAACTGTCGGGAGGTGAGCGGGCGCGGGCAGGACTGGCGCTGGTCAGTGCGCTGCGGGCCGATCTGCTGCTGCTCGACGAACCCACCAACCACCTCGATATCGCCGCGCTGGAAGCGCTGGAAGCGGCAGTCCAGGCCTACGGCGGCGCGGTCATCATCGTGACGCACGACCGCCGCTTTGCCCGCGAGGTGGCAAACCGCCTGTGGATGATCGAGGAGGGCGTGCTTCAGGAAGTCGCAGGCTGGACCGACCGCACGCTGCTCGATCCGGCCCGCAGCCTGGAAGGCGATCCGCCGCCGCCCCCGCCGCCGCCCAGCCCGCGTGAACGGCTGCGCCTTCAGGAACTGCGCCTGTCGGAACTCAATACCCAGCTCGACCGCCTGACCCTGACCGGACGAGAGGAGGCGCGTGCCCGCAGCGAGCGCCACCTCTTGCAGCAGGAGGTGTACGAGCTGTACGCCGAGGTGTATTTCCAGCCGCAGTACGACTACGAGCTGAGGAGCGGCCCGCTGCGTGTGCGGGCACAGCGGTTTTCCGGCACAGAGCGCTTTTCGGCTGCAGGTCAGGGCGGCGGCATGTTCTGGGCGGCGCACGACCTGAGCTGTCCGCACCTCGCCTGGGACGGCGAAACCCTGCGCTGGTCGGACACGCCGCCCACGTGGTACGGCGCGGCCCTGCTGGGCGGAGCGCTGGAACTGCTGTTCACCCGCTGGCAGGTGACGCGGGCCACACTGGGCGACGGCGGCCCGGTGCTGCGCCGCCGCGCGTACTTTGAACGGCTGGGCTGGGCAGGCCACTGA